DNA from Triticum aestivum cultivar Chinese Spring chromosome 7D, IWGSC CS RefSeq v2.1, whole genome shotgun sequence:
CTCCAGCTCCAGCACCTGCTGCGCTGGGTGGTCGCAACTCAGCCACCAGGTGAGAGTGCGAGACGAGCAACCTCTGTTCTGGTGAGAGTGTGAGACGAACATCTGTCAATTTGTCTAGAAAATCTAACTCGTAGAAAGGTTGCAAATTCCGAAGTTGGGCAGGCCCAATGTTTCAGAACAAGTGAGCTTCTAGCATCCAAGCTAGGTTCGGTCAAACTTGGGCCACCACTATCTTTCACTACTGCTTAGCTTTTGCTCATGGAATCAATAATAAACTAGAGCAGACACGCTTGCTTTCTCTCTATTTTGGGATATATTTGTCATGTTTTTTTAAAACGCTATTTTGAATATAGCACGCTATAACTTGTATACCATTTGGAGAAGGGCCACGCTATTTATTAAATTGGTATGCATCAAGAATGCGAGTTGGGTAGGTGGGCAGGTATCAGCACCTGCTGGCAACCCGGTGAACCACAGATCACTTCTTATTTGATACATGAAGCACCTTTCATGCTTGAATAACATGGTAAATGGAAAGTTAAGTGGCAATTGAAGTTATAGAATGGTTACCTGCTGATGTTTCCTTTATTTTGTGGAGATTACTTGTCACTGCTTAGCTGTTTTGTTGGTCTTGTGTAAAATATGTTATATGCTATTCACGTAAAAAAAGCTATTTTATTTTGACAACATTGCCAGCTGAAAGAAGTGAGCTGTTTGATGCCTTATATGTTTTTTAAGATGACGTAATTTACTGTTGAATTGGCATTGTACGTCTTAGCATTGCACTATTTAGTATTTTTTTTGTTGGTTTTGTAATACAGCTGAAACATGATGACCATCTGTACTTCTGTAATAAGGAAAACATTTAGGGTGCACAAACTGCTTTTACTTGTGATAAATTGGATTTACCTCTAAACCAAGACTTTGGGTTATCAATCTTTAGTTGTGGTTTCTTATTCTCTCCAGCAATAAAGCTCAAGCATATTGTCCAATTCTAATTGGTTGGTAATGCAGCAACAAGAAGCAGAAATGATGGAGGAGCCTTTAGAAGATTTCATTCCCATTGCGATTGTACCACCATCTGAGGCTGTGCTAGCAGTTGAGCAGACAGAGGAAGTGGTCCCCATGCTCGTTGACCCGCCTTCTCCCAGAGCGGCGTCGCCAGATCTGGCATCTGCAGGAAGTAAGCGCACAAGGCGCCCCTCCTACGGATGGATCTCTGACTCCGAGAGTGACTCAGATTATGAGGAATATCTCGCACATTGACAACAACAGGTGCACGTCCCTGCCAAGTAGACAGGATGTAAGTGAAGGCACTTAACAGCTCCTCCTTTCGTATCCAATCTTCCTTTGCTATCTTTTAAGTTGGTAGTAGCCAAATTTCTATTAATAGCCAGTAAGTTCATAGTTTCATACTATTGTTACTGCTCTAGCTTTTGATCGAATGAAGGTACTCTAGGATTTACGCTTTCTTGGTTAAGAACACAAGCGTATCATAACACAGATTAAATCGTAAAAGCAAAACTTGTATGAAATTGAGAGGAGTTTGAAGTTGTCTTTTGGAAAATGCTTGTGATGAAGGCTCCCCCTGTTGGAAATGATAACTAACCATGGTTCTCTCGTTGTGACAGAGAGGGGGTTGATACAATGCGAAAGCAGGAGAACCGGTCTAATCTGTAGAATTTACAATGGCCCATGAATGAGCTCTGGAGCAGACACTTTGAATGATAGGCGCTGCTCCCATGGGGTATGTAAGAACAACATATATGGGTGCTTCTGATTGTAATTAGGCCGGAAGACTAATGTGTTTGTAACTTTGTATGTGTGGCTTCGTCATCAATGTTTGTTTGTATAAATTGTGACTTTCTTAGATTGGCCTGGCTGAATTTGTGTGAATCAATGTGGTTTGTTGTTTctctggacttgaaaaagctatAGCTATTATTCTCTAAGAGATAATATGGTTCAATGTTTCCAATGCCATGTGACTTGGCCGCAGGCTCTCCGGACTTCTGCTGGTATTTTCTAAGAGAAGGTTTATGCATGCCTATGTTATAAGAAaattgatcatacttttcatcagCTATACGCTTTCGTTGTCTAGCCTGGCACGTACATAAGCTGTTCATCAACCCCTATAATATTTTCTTGATATGCTTCCATCAAAAGTATGCGGCTGGCTGGAAGATTATTAAGCCAGCCGCGCTGGCACCGCGCGATCAAGCGAGATCGTGCGCTCCACAACCTATCTTTTTTTTGTTTACATTATCCTCTAACGAATCGTTCTCTACCTCTCATTTTTATGTTATTCTTCATCAAAACCACTTCTTCCTTCTAGCCACGGGCAGGGCGCTGTCCGTACCTCGCGTTGCACTCTCCTCGGTGGACTAGCCTTCTCCTTTATCCTCACCATCTCCAGTGCTGCGctccggggggaggggggggggggacgtgAGTTGCCGGCGCTCGGAGGTTTGCTACAAGCCGCATATATAAACACATGGACGACGGCATCGCAAATGCTATAACTGCATACCACACAAAGTACAACCAGCTCCCGGCGATGCTACAACCGCGTACACAAGAACTGCAACTGGCAAGGCGTCGTCAATGAATGCTAAGCCGTTTACCAAAAAGGCTACAACCATGTTCGCCAAACTTGAAACACTTGTTCGCCGAAGTTGAAGCGGGGGGACGCCGTCGTCGACGAATGCTACAATTGTGTGTCGCAGTAGCCACAACCAGTTGGCTGCAATGCTACAATCgcacgcgtacatccgagctggaACCGGCGAAGCGTCATTGATGAATGCTAAAACCGTTTACCACAGAAGCTACAACCACGTAGGTTAGAGTTGCAACCGTATTACCACCGGCGACGACTTTTTTGCTACAGCATTCATGATGATGATGCGACCCCGACGGCGACTAAGatgtttttttgctgcaaccggcgTTTGGGGGAAGCTACAACCTGCGTCGGTGGAAGCTACAATACGCCATGGCGAGCTGCAACGGACAGTCACCATTGCTGCAACCTGATATGGCGACAACTACGACGGAGCAACAGCTGACGAGGGGGTTCTACAACCTACGAGCTGCTTTGCTGGAACCGGCAACACGTATTGCTGCATAGGGACAGAACCACTTGAGACACCAGCACGACAAACCGCCGAGCCAGGGAGTTGCACCGGCAACGGCGAGTTGGCACGCGGACCTGCAAGCAGAAGGCCACGGGAGGGGAGGGGGCGATGAGGCGCTGCCGGAAATTGCagcgggaagaagaagaaggaacgcATGCAAGAGGGCTCATTCATGCGGCATGCCGGAAATTgcagcgggaggaagaagaaggaatgcATGCATCGTGGGGTTGTGCGGCGACCAGCTGAAATTTCTACCCGTCGAGCGGCGCCTAGCGCGGGCCTCAATAATATGATGGAATACGTGCATATCCAGGCTCAAACTACGGCGAGTTTACATTCACTTGTCATAGAATCATTAGCACGTTTTCTTAAATGAGCATTGCTCAGCAGTAATCATATTTTCTCCTGATCTTTGAATTAGATGGTCGACATGGCTTTGACCGCCCCAAAAGGGGTTCGGCTCACCTGCTGGGTTCCCAGCAGGAATTATTGTGCAGGGTGAATAGGTGAGTGCCACGTGTCCTTGTGGGCCAAGAGCTCCAACTAActtagattttttttcttcttaCTGCTTCGGTCCTTCGTCACCTGCCCTCTATGCGAAAGAAAAATACGAGGTTGCCTGCTAGAGCAGAGCCGCGGACGGGTTCTTCTTGCAGGCCCATCGGCGATGTTGTTGGGTCGTCTACTGCTAGTCGATTTGGATCCGGCTCTGGAATTCTGAAATTAATCGAGGCCAAGCACTGTAAATGAGGAGACCAGAAGCCGACATTTTTTAGTCTGGTGAAGCATCGTTGTGTTAATATCCGTTTCAGTGAGATCCAGCCTAAATGATGGATCGCTATCATAGCAACCAAAGCGTAATGCTTGAAACATGGAGTCGATAAATGAATACAAATGGATCGATTTCTGGGTTTTACTTTCACAAGCAATGACAGCAGAAGCGCACCCATGGCGGTCTGTATGCCGATCTTCCAGATTTCCAGTGCCCGTACTGCCGGCCGCTCCCGCCCTGCACAAAAGAAAAATCAGATACCAGATCAGATTGTTGGCGGACAGTGCAGGGCCAAATATATCCTCGACGGTGTTGGGCGTGGGCTCGGGCGCGACGGGTGCAGGTGGGTTGAGCAGCTCCGGCGAGGGGACGGGTTTCTTCTTGCCGTTCTATTTCTTGCGCTTATGCTTACTCTTCTCTTGTACGGGGCCTTGGCCGGAGGGCAGCACGGCAGGGTACCTCGGCCACCAGCAGGGGCGCTGCCATGGGACCCGGCGGACAGGGTGGCCGCCGGCATCCACGACGTCCTCGAGTGGAGGTAGAAGGGCCAACGGTGCGGCGGGCCGACGAGCAAGAACCATTGGCGCTGGCAACCATTCTCACGGTGAGGATGGACCCAAGCAGTAAGAGAAACAAATTAATTCTAAGTTAATTAAAGCTCTTGGCCCACAAGGACACGTGGCACTCACCTATTCGCCCTGCATAATAATTCCTGCTGGGAACCCAGCAGGTGAGCCGAACCCCCCTAAAAGTTCGTTCGAGCTCCGTCCGACACGGACCAGAACCATGCAAAAACAAGACGAACTCCTCATCAATAAATAGGCCTGGGCGTGGACGAAGAGCGACATCTCTTGTAAAGTTTGACCCCCAGCCTGCGTCGCCTAACTCGTCGTCGTCTCAACCGAGCTGCACTTCCGCTTCCCACCGAGACCCTTCTCTGCCGCCTTCTTCCCCTACGCAGGTGAGCACCAACTTCGCCGCCCAAACTGGCCGCGTTCTTGTCCTCTGTGTTCCTAGAGGCGACGGCCGGCTAACAGCGTTCGACGCCGTGCAGCGTAAACCTGTCTATTATTCCTGGTGTGGGTTGCTTACTTGTTTTCCTTAACCTAAGAAGCTGGTCGCCGGAGCAATTCACTAAAGCGTACGTGCGCCTTCCTTTTAGTTGACCGGACTCCAACAAGCACCATGCCGGGCAAGAGAGGCACGACCTTGCTCGATCACCTTCCCGAGGACATCATCGACAGGATACTCATCCGGTTGCCGCCCAAGGACGTCGGCCGCTGCCGTGCCGTCTGCACATTGTGGCGCAGTGTCACCTCCACGCCTGAATTTATGTCCGAACATCATCGCAGCCAGCCATCGCTCCCAATCATCGACGGGGACGGGCGGCCAGCCAGCCTTGTCGTCGTCCGCGGTGCCGGTGCGAGAACCACCAATCAACAGCTCTGGCCTTTCGTACCGGGTTTCAAACACCGTGATGTGATTTTTCTTGAAGGCACCTGTGATGGTTTCATCATCGTCTCCGGGAGATTGAGACATCAATTCTACATTTGCAATCCAGTCCTTCGCCAGCATGCTCTCCTACCGCAGCCTCCATTTGGCCCACTCATCCACAACTACGTAATTGGTTTCTACATGCACTGTCCAACAAAAGAATACAGGGTGCTCTGGGTCTCAAAAGGCCTTTTTGAATTCAATTTATACGTCCTCACAGTTGGATCTGACAAGCCGAGGCACATCAGAGTCAGAATGCCAACAGTCTCCTCGGTTTCCATGGAATGGAAGTTACTGGAGATGCTGCTCCGTTCAGCGCCAGTACAGCACCAGGGCAATCTTTATTGGCGTCCTCCTTACCCTTATGATGCCACGCAGATTACAGGAGATGGTGAAGACATTATTGTATTTGACACAGAAGTTGAATCATTCCGGTGGATGCATAGTCCGGCCCAACTGAATAATTCTGGTATGTACCATGAGGGACAGTTGTTCGACATGAAGGGGACGCTTGCTTTCTCAGGCTTTTTGTTCAAAAACAACAACACTCTGGATGTCTGGATGATGCAGGATTATGAAGCCGAAATTTGGACCTTTAAGTACCGGATTGACCTAACGAAAGTGGAGGCATCACAAAAATTGAAATTAACTTCTCTCGAAAGGAAGAGGAAGTCGCCACTTGATACAGTGATGATATGGTTCAATGGAATGGCTGTGCTCAACGAGCATGAGCTTTTGATCCAGTTTAATCATAAACACATGTTACACTGCGATATTGATGGCAAGTTCTTAGGAATGGTAAAGATTGGAAAGAGACAATATCGTATGATTCTTACTGGATATTGCCTCCAAGAGAGCATAATTTCAATTCCGTCGCATGAGAAGCTACAAGAAGACAAGGACCCTCCATTCTTCACAAGCCATGTCTGAACTGAATGTTCATGCCGCTTTGCTTTGCCGTTGTAATGTCTATCCTCTTTTCTTTACCCCTCactagatgactcgttgcgccaatggcgcaaagggcgAGAGGGAGACAACTATTGTGAGAATATTCAGACACCCAAATCTTTACTATTGGTACATAGATGATTAGTTACAATGTGGTACACAAAGGAAGTAGATAGGAAGGGATAGATTATTAGCTTATGAAAACCAAACGTGGCCAACACTGCCGCATCCTCTGCTTGGAAGCCGTCGTTTCTCACCGGATCTAACATAGATACATGATCACAAAAGGAAGCAAGACCATCATATATAATGGTCTACTTACTCATTCAGGTTAGTGATCAGGTGGCTGGAACCGCAAAGTATAATGGGGCTTGACGGACAATAAAAATAGGTGTtgctcctcgtctcctcctcctcctgagtCTGGATCGAGGCCTCGCTCCTCTCTTCTCCTGAATGACAGCTTGAAGGAAAGGACACACAAAATTGCAGTCCTATACATTGACTAACCTGACAGAAGATAGAGACAAATGTAGATATGGTTATCTATTATGCCGCTGATAAAAAAGTAAAACACTACACAGAGAAAAATAGAAGAATAGTGAGGACTGGAGTAACCTCTACATAATAATTCAGATTGCATCACTGAACATATGAATGACAGAGAGCCCCAAAGAAATTGGCTTTATCGGGTATACGAATGACATTACAGAGAGAATTACCAAATTATCAGGTAAGTGACATGATAGAAAGAGGAAGGTGCTCCATGCTTGTTGCTTGAAACTCCATCAACTACCAGTGCATACACTATATAGGTTAATAATAAACTAATCCTTGAATTCCTCTCATACTTTTTTGTGTGGCTAGTGGATGCTGGAATTTTGCTACTGCGACGCTGCAAATCTTGTTTTATTTTTACCGAAGGACCTTATTATGGTTTGAAATGTAGTAGTATAGTACTTCGCTAGTTAgcatcctctcctctcctctcaagagaaaaaagagagaagaaatggGTAGGTGTCTCAACTGGACATCTGAAGAGGATCTGACCACCACGCTTAAATCAAACAGAGTGGAagcaaaaacaaaaccaaaaaacatTAATTGGCCTAGAACCAGACAGAGTTAACACAGAGGTTAGAGAGGTGAAAGGGACCTTGATGAGCACAAGAGCGGTTTCGGCTGTCAGCGGTGGGGAAGGAGCTTTCTTTGGCTGTCAGCATCGTCCTGGTGGATGGCCGCTGTAAATTTATAAAAGAATGTAGTATAAACACAACTGAAAATTCTGTAACATAGTTTAGAAGATACCATATTAACAGCAAATACAATATAAAAAAGAGCCACTGTAACTGTAAGGCATAATGGTGATTCAGTGCTGGTTTCAAATAAACGCAAACAATGCTACTGCCACCGCAAATTAAGGCTCGCAATATAAAACAGAGCAATTGCCCAAGTATTTATTTGTGAGTGGCGAAGCATGATAAATGTGAGCGAAAATCCTGTCTTATTAATGAGCAGTTCGATTTTCTCACATGATATAGTACCTGGTGCACCAGTGATTGGATTACTGCTTGTTGGTGGGAAAGCAAGCATAGCGAAGCTTCAGAAATACCACTATAGGGATCGCCATATTTTACAAATAAAATTTTCACTGTTAGCCTGTCCACAAAGTCGACAGAAAAAAATCAGTGTTGCTTCCAAAATCATACCAGCAACTTTACCATGTTATACAGAGAACCTAAAAAACATCAGAAAATAAGTACCCAAATATAATAACAAACAAATAAACCTACTCGAGAAATTTTTTTCCCATGCTACCTATATGCCCTGCCTAAGAAAAAGAAAACCTACCTAAGAAATTGTTTCACACGGCTCCTAAAATCTAAATCCAATGGGCTGTGACCAAACTTATCTGCACCACCAAACCATTTTAAAAGGTCAAACAAGCAATCACATTGTTCCACCAGGCCATTTAGCTCACTGGCAAGTACAACCTCTCAATAACACCTAAGACACTCAAGACAAAAGCTAGCCCAACGTTCCTCGCAGCTAATAGAAACACCATGAGAGAACTGTTCTGCAACAAAAATGAAAATAGCAACCATGGTGATAGTAGCAGGGTTCAGAAAACTGCTTTGTTTTTCTACAACCAAACAAACATTGTTTTCAACAAGTTTCAGAGTCTGACATGTAATATTTATGAAGTGTAAATTAGATTTGAATTATTTGATAAGAAGAAACTCCAGGAGAAACAAATATCATGCAGCTCTTCTTTTGTGTTTTTTACATAGATAAAACCTGTCCAAATCTATGTTTTTGGGCCTTCAATGCCATTATTAAGAACAACACAACTACAAAAGCTTCTGCCTTTCCACAACACTTTCCTCCCAACTTCACTAAAGCATAGAAGAATATAATTTTTATAATCGGCAATAGCAACCATAGTGACAGTAACAGGGGCGAGTCCTCTCAACTATATATTGCAAAAGAAATTAGGATTGTAGCAATCTCCGGCTTGGCTGGTTTTACCTTGAACAAAATTCAGTCTCATGAAGCTGGAGCCCAAAACTTGGATCCCGGAAATCACGATCTATAACAAGAAGCTGAGACAATGTCACATCAAGCTGCGGTAAGGTAAGTTTGATGTCAGAAACCGTTAAcctcaacaacagcaacaacaacaaaagaaaGAACAACAGTTAGCAAACCCACTTGGCTAAACAGTGTATCGTAGATAGCCATGAGGCCACTCTGGCCGACGGCAGCGCGGGCCTTCCCATCCAGGTCCAACTGTGGGTTCTGCAGATCGGCAAAACTTCAAGCAAGGAGAATTATCAGCACACAAGCAGTGACGATAACCAGAGGCAATGACCGTCAGTAAACTGCTGTGAGAAAAAACTCTCTGCAACACGGCTGTTGATGAGCTTTCGGTacttgagcctctgcctcccgatgCCAACGGCGCCTGAGGCGAACAGAATCACCTCATACCCCTGGAAATTAAGCTTCTTCACCTGAAATAGTTCCACATATTTACCGGTCAGCAACTGTCAGAATGATTTTTTTGCAGGTTTAGAAAGCTCCTTGGTCAGAAAATTCAGTTACCTGCTCGTAGAGGGCTCCGAGCCTGCCCATGGCCAGTCGGCCATTCTGCCCGGTGACAACAGCAGTGCCAACCTGGATGCACGAGAAAGTGATTAGATGGACCCAACGAACAGAATACCAATTTACTTAGCGAATAAGCAAATTATTTACATGATTTTTTTACTTTGCAAGACAACCAAAATTGACTAACAAGTTGTAAACTAACTTTAGAAATTTCATGCTGCGTAAACATACGAAGTAATTCCCCCTCTCCTCTTCTCCTCCATTTTTTCACTCAGGAGTAATTCACATGTTTgtcaaaaaaacaaaaggaatctAACCCAAGGCAGAAAATAGCTTGCAGCCGCACAAGCATTTTATCGAGCAAGTCAAGAGCATGGGAAAAAGAGAGAGGCTCACCTAGGAACAAACACAGTGAGCAAACGCATAGCAGAAGACAAGGTAGCAAATCAGCACCGGTGATCCTATAAACGAAAAAAAAGAAGAGGCAAGCATGAACAAATGAGTAGATAATGCAAGCAATGGAGGCACAAAATCGATCTGGTGGAAGAGCACCCAGATCCGTACCCAAAACACATGTAAAAATTATCCTATGGACAGGGTAGATCACATCGGGCCATCCCTCTGGTTCAATCCCGTGCAACGTTGTCGTTCTTGCCTAGCCACTGCTCGCATGGCCATGAGGGCGTAAGGGATGAGAATAACCTAGTGGGGTAGATCGATGCGGGAGGAGGCGCACGAGCA
Protein-coding regions in this window:
- the LOC123163891 gene encoding putative F-box/kelch-repeat protein At1g13200 produces the protein MPGKRGTTLLDHLPEDIIDRILIRLPPKDVGRCRAVCTLWRSVTSTPEFMSEHHRSQPSLPIIDGDGRPASLVVVRGAGARTTNQQLWPFVPGFKHRDVIFLEGTCDGFIIVSGRLRHQFYICNPVLRQHALLPQPPFGPLIHNYVIGFYMHCPTKEYRVLWVSKGLFEFNLYVLTVGSDKPRHIRVRMPTVSSVSMEWKLLEMLLRSAPVQHQGNLYWRPPYPYDATQITGDGEDIIVFDTEVESFRWMHSPAQLNNSGMYHEGQLFDMKGTLAFSGFLFKNNNTLDVWMMQDYEAEIWTFKYRIDLTKVEASQKLKLTSLERKRKSPLDTVMIWFNGMAVLNEHELLIQFNHKHMLHCDIDGKFLGMVKIGKRQYRMILTGYCLQESIISIPSHEKLQEDKDPPFFTSHV